The Primulina tabacum isolate GXHZ01 chromosome 7, ASM2559414v2, whole genome shotgun sequence genome includes a window with the following:
- the LOC142552407 gene encoding uncharacterized protein LOC142552407, giving the protein MAPTRRTTNQDTSRVQGENNTRISGAGGPPTNGPQPTIHLTPEELQKIITDAVKMATAKKPRREERREEEGESSAGSKSPTVAEELEELRKKVQLLEGHVGSKGSAPVAKSCPFSDIIVREPLPGHLKSAKIKDYDGSSDPEEHLARLKNMAMLHCYGDQIKCKVFLTTLIDSAQRWFEGLAPQSILSFEDFQKMFLHQFSSRKKYKRTTFRLFELKQRPEETLRAYIKRFNRLALDVPACAPETKTIAFTQGLLEGDFFRSLTKKLPGDFEDLLSRAEKYINMEEAQHQKTEALKRARGDRAVRPEERSNNRNGCGHLSHVPLRNARGMEVLECSSDVAPLLNLTVRPIRSKKVGYCTLHKECSHNTNECRSLRKGFKKHTEPKSRPTREEPRSPPWVSRRPERRQPGPNVPRRLADIPSGSRRIEGNSREEKSRQVERKDLPPIRGVIKMISGGSTDGDSNRARKARGRRVCLEVDGRDRSEPVISFGPEDLRGISLPHNDALVIQARVANYDVLRVFVDNESSVNVIFKEALVQMDLHEYPLEVVATALFGFAGHAVYPEGEITLPLTLGSGDLRKTVMTVFTIVDAPSSYNVILGRPAMNEMRAVASTYHQKIKFPIRGQKRARREDRGKKVAQGAKEVEGNEVNFVAEDEQEELVGISPKVAEHKLNIIPGSRPIKQKKRHFGPEKDKIIEEQVKEMLGAGHIREVQFPTWLSNVVLVPKATGKWRMCVDFRDLNKACPKDCYPLPRIDQLVDSTSGFELLSFMDAYKGYNQIPMAREDQDKASFITFGGTFFYVVMPLGLKNAGATYQRLMSQVFQKQIGRNIEVYVDDILIKTREMSCFIDDLTETFATLGKYEIKLNPAKCVFGVKSGKFLGFMVTDRGIEVNPEKIKAVIDMPSPQSTRDVQKLTGRIAALSRFISRSAHWSYPFFQVLRKAQKFGWNEGSVLIKKEGTDQRPVYYVSHALRGAELRYSEVEKIALALVMTARKLRPYFLSHPIVVLTNSPLGRIMTHSEVSGRMVKWTIELGEYDIEYQPRAPIKAQALTDFLIEMIQPTEEEVWRVFVDGASNLSGCGVGVVIVAPFGEKIKLALRIDSRITNNKAEYEAVLSGLQAAQEVGASRVIIYSDSQLVAQQIKGAYEAKDEKMLKYLKLITARAATFTDWSIEQIPRGENGEADSLAKLAASMSEALRIKKQAPRFTLLNYTLYRRSYLGPLLKCVSESEVEYILREIHEGCCGEHLGGMALSRKALLAGFWWPRMDHDAARLVQKCHGCQHHSNFHHRPTAGINQC; this is encoded by the exons ATGGCTCCTACCAGAAGAACAACAAATCAAGACACTTCCCGAGTTCAGGGAGAAAACAACACTCGTATCTCTGGTGCTGGGGGTCCTCCCACTAATGGTCCTCAGCCTACCATTCATTTAACCCCCGAGGAGTTACAGAAGATTATAACTGATGCTGTTAAGATGGCCACGGCAAAGAAG CCGCGAAGGGAAGAGAGAAGGGAAGAGGAGGGGGAATCAAGTGCGGGTTCTAAGTCTCCCACTGTTGCGGAAGAATTGGAAGAATTGAGGAAAAAAGTTCAATTGTTAGAGGGGCATGTTGGTTCTAAAGGCAGCGCTCCAGTTGCAAAAAGTTGCCCATTTTCTGACATCATTGTTCGGGAACCATTACCCGGGCATTTAAAGTCGGCAAAAATCAAGGACTACGATGGGAGTTCTGACCCCGAAGAGCACCTCGCTCGTTTAAAAAACATGGCTATGTTGCATTGTTATGGGGACCAAATTAAATGCAAAGTGTTTCTAACCACTCTGATTGACTCGGCTCAAAGGTGGTTCGAGGGTTTAGCTCCTCAGAGTATTCTTTCTTTCGAAGATTTTCAGAAGATGTTCTTACATCAGTTCAGCAGTAGAAAGAAATATAAAAGAACCACCTTTAGACTATTCGAGTTAAAGCAGCGCCCGGAGGAAACTCTAAGAGCTTATATCAAAAGATTCAACCGATTAGCCTTAGACGTGCCTGCTTGCGCGCCAGAGACGAAAACTATTGCTTTCACGCAAGGATTGCTAGAAGGGGATTTCTTCCGCTCCCTCACCAAAAAACTGCCCGGAGATTTCGAAGATCTTTTGTCCCGGGCAGAAAAGTACATCAATATGGAAGAAGCCCAACACCAGAAGACAGAAGCATTGAAGAGAGCAAGGGGAGACCGGGCTGTCAGGCCTGAGGAAAGAAGTAACAATAGGAATGGTTGCGGGCATCTTTCTCATGTTCCCCTGAGAAATGCCCGGGGTATGGAGGTTCTAGAATGCAGCTCAGATGTGGCCCCACTCCTTAATCTCACAGTCCGGCCGATCCGATCAAAGAAGGTCGGATATTGCACCCTACATAAAGAGTGCTCCCACAACACGAATGAATGCCGATCCCTAAGGAAGGGATTTAAGAAGCATACTGAGCCGAAATCTCGCCCTACTCGGGAGGAGCCCAGGTCGCCGCCCTGGGTATCGCGACGACCTGAACGGCGGCAACCTGGACCGAATGTTCCTAGGAGATTGGCTGACATCCCCAGTGGAAGCAGGAGAATAGAAGGGAATTCTCGGGAAGAAAAGAGCAGACAAGTGGAACGGAAAGACCTTCCCCCTATCCGAGGAGTGATCAAAATGATTTCGGGAGGATCTACTGATGGTGATTCCAACCGAGCCAGGAAAGCAAGGGGTAGAAGAGTGTGCTTAGAAGTTGATGGGAGGGATCGAAGTGAGCCGGTTATTAGTTTTGGCCCGGAAGACCTCAGAGGAATCAGCCTACCTCATAATGATGCTCTGGTCATCCAGGCCCGGGTCGCTAATTATGACGTGTTGAGAGTTTTTGTGGATAATGAGAGTTCTGTTAATGTTATTTTCAAGGAAGCCCTGGTCCAGATGGATTTACATGAATATCCGCTGGAAGTAGTTGCGACTGCTCTGTTCGGCTTTGCCGGTCATGCTGTATACCCTGAAGGGGAAATCACTCTACCCCTAACACTTGGAAGTGGAGATTTGAGGAAGACAGTTATGACAGTTTTCACCATAGTAGATGCCCCATCTTCGTATAACGTAATCCTTGGAAGGCCAGCTATGAACGAGATGAGAGCTGTAGCCTCCACTTATCACCAGAAGATCAAGTTCCCGATACGAGGGCAG AAAAGGGCGAGAAGGGAGGACAGGGGAAAGAAAGTGGCTCAGGGAGCAAAGGAGGTAGAAGGGAATGAAGTAAATTTTGTTGCAGAGGACGAGCAAGAG GAACTTGTGGGAATATCACCCAAAGTAGCCGAACACAAATTAAACATCATCCCTGGATCCCGACCTATAAAACAGAAGAAAAGGCACTTTGGGCCTGAAAAAGACAAAATCATAGAAGAGCAGGTGAAGGAAATGTTGGGAGCCGGCCACATCAGGGAAGTCCAATTTCCCACATGGCTCTCTAATGTGGTCCTTGTTCCTAAAGCCACGGGgaagtggaggatgtgtgtAGATTTCCGGGATCTGAACAAAGCTTGCCCGAAAGATTGTTACCCACTTCCTCGAATCGATCAGTTGGTGGATTCAACTTCCGGCTTTGAGTTACTAAGTTTCATGGATGCATATAAGGGTTATAACCAAATCCCCATGGCCCGAGAAGATCAAGATAAGGCCAGCTTCATCACTTTTGGGGGCACCTTTTTCTATGTGGTCATGCCATTGGGATTAAAGAATGCCGGGGCCACATACCAACGCCTAATGAGTCAAGTCTTCCAAAAGCAGATAGGCAGGAATATCGAGGTATATGTGGACGATATCTTGATTAAGACTCGAGAAATGTCTTGTTTTATTGATGATTTGACAGAGACTTTTGCCACGTTGGGAAAGTATGAGATTAAGCTCAACCCGGCCAAATGTGTGTTCGGGGTCAAGAGTGGAAAGTTTCTGGGTTTCATGGTTACAGACAGAGGAATTGAAGTCAACCCAGAAAAGATAAAAGCTGTGATTGACATGCCCTCCCCTCAATCTACTCGGGATGTACAGAAAttgaccgggaggattgctgcTTTGTCCCGATTCATCTCTCGATCTGCTCACTGGAGCTATCCTTTTTTTCAAGTCCTCAGAAAGGCCCAGAAGTTTGGTTGGAATGAAGG TTCTGTTCTCATCAAGAAAGAAGGAACAGATCAGAGGCCCGTGTATTATGTTAGTCACGCCCTCCGAGGAGCAGAGTTGAGGTATAGTGAAGTGGAAAAAATAGCTCTAGCCCTAGTAATGACTGCCCGAAAATTGAGGCCATACTTTTTGTCTCATCCGATAGTGGTCCTCACCAATTCTCCACTCGGAAGAATAATGACACATTCGGAAGTCTCAGGAAGAATGGTCAAATGGACAATAGAGCTGGGGGAATACGACATTGAGTATCAACCCCGGGCCCCTATCAAAGCTCAGGCTCTGACAGACTTCTTGATAGAAATGATCCAACCGACAGAGGAGGAAGTATGGAGAGTCTTCGTTGATGGCGCTTCAAATCTATCCGGATGCGGAGTTGGAGTGGTCATAGTCGCCCCATTcggagaaaaaataaaattggccCTGAGAATCGATTCCCGGATTACAAATAACAAAGCTGAATATGAAGCTGTTTTGTCAGGATTACAAGCCGCCCAAGAAGTTGGAGCCTCCCGAGTAATTATTTACTCTGATTCTCAGTTAGTGGCACAACAAATTAAGGGTGCTTACGAGGCCAAAGATGAAAAAATGCTCAAATACTTGAAACTCATAACTGCCCGAGCTGCCACTTTTACCGACTGGAGCATTGAACAAATCCCCCGGGGAGAGAATGGGGAAGCTGATAGTCTGGCCAAGTTAGCCGCTTCTATGTCCGAA GCTTTAAGGATAAAGAAGCAAGCACCCAGGTTCACTCTATTGAACTACACTCTTTACAGGCGATCATACCTGGGTCCTCTATTGAAATGTGTCTCAGAAAGTGAAGTAGAGTACATCCTCCGGGAAATTCATGAAGGATGCTGTGGAGAGCACTTGGGAGGGATGGCCCTGTCTCGGAAAGCCCTATTAGCAGGATTTTGGTGGCCCCGGATGGATCATGATGCCGCCAGACTAGTCCAAAAATGCCACGGTTGCCAACACCATTCCAATTTTCACCATCGCCCAACTgcaggtataaatcaatgttga